Proteins co-encoded in one Leucobacter exalbidus genomic window:
- a CDS encoding PspC domain-containing protein gives MNTTPDPTPATGMPPLGKFFEWIRGLGIARSDDRWFAGVAGGLAAKANIDPLIVRGLFVVVAVFGTPAIVLYLLGWLVFPDSTGRMHIEEIVRGRAQTAVVTTAAVIAGLVIIPILFGLSFSPVFPMWGWDQVGVLGLPDWLMVTLGWIVRVAVIVIAVVWIRKLVMRHRVPAPPAAARPAPASAEPTAHTAPAAHTEPTTPRGAAQADPDPSSSTSDSHQTSDPNPSFAQQADDWGTRFAEKAETWGQGVSEQAQALSEKHAQQLETQHAARKLGAAHTLISLAIALLAGGIVALLLTTEPLRAIEVTGTALPANALGGMIAALAALAISLIVAGIRGKHTGWVGFLATCGVVALLIGAVFPIGTQYQIVGNMNMTGAQAPAGVLVAGNSYLDLSDLGTQPSDTRARNAQTRDESITIWQVAGNSTVTLPRDHATTVTVYVLAGNVTDASDTQNHTLAGPFLRKQVITNSATSSHTTSANSSTNTATTEVSVYLIAGNVQVENATGKSER, from the coding sequence ATGAACACCACACCCGACCCCACCCCAGCAACCGGGATGCCTCCGCTCGGAAAGTTCTTCGAGTGGATTCGCGGCCTGGGCATCGCGCGCAGCGACGACCGCTGGTTTGCCGGTGTTGCGGGTGGCCTCGCTGCGAAAGCGAACATCGATCCGCTGATCGTGCGCGGGCTCTTCGTCGTGGTCGCGGTGTTCGGCACCCCCGCCATCGTGCTGTACTTGCTGGGCTGGCTGGTCTTCCCAGATTCAACGGGACGCATGCACATTGAGGAGATCGTGCGGGGCCGGGCGCAAACGGCCGTCGTCACCACGGCGGCGGTCATCGCAGGTCTCGTCATCATCCCCATCCTCTTCGGGCTGTCGTTCTCGCCGGTGTTTCCGATGTGGGGCTGGGACCAAGTTGGAGTGCTGGGGCTGCCCGACTGGCTGATGGTCACCCTGGGCTGGATCGTGCGGGTCGCTGTGATCGTGATCGCTGTGGTGTGGATTCGCAAGCTCGTCATGCGACACCGTGTTCCTGCACCGCCCGCCGCCGCGAGGCCTGCGCCTGCATCTGCTGAACCCACTGCTCATACTGCGCCTGCTGCGCACACCGAGCCCACGACGCCTAGGGGTGCTGCGCAAGCGGATCCGGATCCCTCGTCGAGCACCTCGGACTCGCACCAAACCTCGGACCCGAACCCGAGCTTCGCCCAGCAGGCAGACGACTGGGGGACCCGGTTCGCCGAGAAAGCGGAAACGTGGGGGCAGGGAGTGAGCGAGCAGGCGCAAGCATTGAGTGAGAAGCACGCGCAGCAGCTCGAGACACAGCACGCCGCCCGCAAACTCGGGGCAGCCCACACCCTGATTTCCCTCGCCATCGCGCTGCTCGCCGGCGGGATCGTCGCGCTGCTACTGACCACCGAACCGCTGCGCGCCATTGAGGTGACCGGCACCGCACTGCCCGCGAACGCGCTCGGCGGCATGATCGCGGCGCTCGCCGCACTGGCGATCTCACTCATCGTCGCTGGCATCAGGGGGAAGCACACCGGCTGGGTCGGGTTTCTTGCCACCTGCGGCGTGGTCGCCCTGCTCATCGGCGCGGTGTTTCCCATCGGCACGCAATACCAAATCGTGGGAAACATGAACATGACCGGTGCGCAGGCCCCCGCAGGGGTACTCGTCGCGGGCAACTCATACCTAGACCTGAGCGACCTGGGCACTCAGCCCAGTGACACACGGGCAAGGAATGCGCAGACCCGAGATGAATCAATCACCATCTGGCAGGTCGCCGGTAACTCCACGGTGACGCTTCCCAGGGACCACGCCACTACCGTCACCGTGTATGTGCTCGCAGGCAACGTCACTGACGCGAGTGACACACAAAACCACACCCTCGCCGGGCCGTTTCTGCGCAAACAAGTGATCACGAATTCGGCTACGAGCTCACACACCACCAGCGCCAACAGCAGCACCAACACTGCCACCACCGAGGTCTCCGTGTACCTCATCGCCGGCAATGTGCAGGTAGAGAACGCCACAGGGAAGAG